TCTTCGAACGGTTTGAGCGCCGTTGAGAACATCCAGACCAACGGCAGCAGAAAGAAGAGCGTAAACAACAGCAGCAGCACGTACAGCGCCAGCCGCTCCGGCAGTCGACTGCTGGCGGGCCGGCTTTGGATGCGCTCCACGGGCGTTGCCTGTGCGGTCATGCGGCCACCTCCTTTGCTGCGGAACAGCAGGGATAGCTAGCGTTCACCGGCGCGACCGAAAATGCGGAAGTTCAACGTTGTCAGGAGCAGCAGCAGCGCTGCTACGACGATTGACATCGCCGCTGCGCTGCCCATGCGGTTGAAGCCGATGCCTTCGATGAAGATGCGCAACATCACCGGTTCGGTCTGCTGCACGGGACCGCCCTTCTCGGTCATGATGTACGGCTGCCCGAACAGGTTGGCCGACGCGATCAGCGTAATGGTGATCACAAAGACCAGCACCGGCCGCAGCATGGGCAGCGTCACATAGACAAACTGCTGGAGCGCGTTGGCGCCGTCGATCGCGGCTGCCTCGTACAGCGTGTCCGGAATCTCCTGCAACGCGGCCAGAAAGATCACCGTATTGAAGCCGACCGTCCACCACACCGTCGCGATAGTGATCGCCACCCAGGCCCAGGGGATCGAACCGAGCCAGGCGATGGGCGTCAGGCCCAGTTCACGCATGTAGTAGTTGACAAGACCACCCTGTTCAAAGATCCAGCGCCACAGCACAGCCGCTACCGTCACCGACAGCGTATAGGGCGCGAAGTAGATCGCGCGGAAAACGTTGCGGCCGGGGTAGTGCCCGTTGAGCAGCACGGCCAGCACCAGGGCCAATCCCACCAGCGGCGGCACGCTGTAGAGCAGAAACCAGCCGGTATTGCCCATCGCGCGCCAGAAATCATGGAATTGGATGCTGTTGCGATTGATCAGGATGTTGGCGTAGTTCTCCAGGCCGACGAACGGCCGGTATTCCGGTCGTAGAAAATCGAAGCTGAAGAAACTGATATAGATCCCGTAGAAGAAGGGCCAGGCCAGAAACGCGCTGAAAAAGATCAGGTGCGGCAGGATAAACAGATAGGGCGTCAACTGGAAGGCGCGTCGTCGCTGCGCCTGAGGTACCACGCCGGTTCGAGTCTGATCGACCGTTGCCATCGTTTGCCTGCCTTTCCGATAGAGGACGCGGGCGGAAAGCTGCCGGTGGCGCTCTCCGCCCACCTCACTCCTGTCCGTCACTGACCGCCGTAGCGCTGCAGATTCTGCTGAATGAGCTGGTTCGACTTCTGCGCGGCCGCGTCCAGCGCCTGCTTGATGTCGCTCTGCTGACCAAGCAGCACGGCATCCACGGCGCGGCCAAAGCCCTCGCCCCACAGCGCCGGCTCCAGACCCGGCACCGGCGGCAGCATGATCACATAGTCGGACTCAGCGGCAAAGGCAGCCACCGGCGGCGCAACCTGCTGCAGCCGATCGCCGGCGCGCGCCGACTCGCGGATCGGCAACTGACCGGCCTTGGCCCACTCAACCGAGTTGGCCGAGAGCCAACCGATCCAGCACCCGGCAGCCGCCTGACGAGCCGGATCGTCCGTCGTCAGCGCGAGCTGGTGCGAGCCACCCCAGACGGCATACTTATCGCCAAGCATCTGCGGCACCGGCGCGAAACCGGTGAACGGCAAGCGTTGCAGGTTGCTGATGTGCCATGGGCCGTGGATGACCATGGCCGCGCGGCCCTGCTGGAAGGCAGTAACCTCGGGATCGCCCGCGCCGCTGATCTGCGGTGAGTATTTCTGCTTCAGATCGCGCAGGTATTGCAGCGCCTGCACGCCCTGCTCGCTGTTGTAGGTTGCCTGCGTGCCATCGTCGCTAACGATCTGGCCGCCGGCCTGGCGGATCAGCGTCTGGAACAGCGTCGCAGCCTGGAAGGCGGTGCCGATCGCTATGCCCATCACGCCGTCCTTGTTCAGCGTCTCAGCCGCCTGCTCGAACTGTTCCCGCGACATCGGCTCGGCGCCCGGCTCAGGCAGGCCCGCCTTTTGGAACATTTCCTTGTTGTAGTACAACACCAGCGGGTGCACATCCAGCGGAATGGCATAGCGCTGACCCTTGTACTCGCCTACGCGCCAGACCTGATCCGGGAACTCGTCCTCGAGACCCGCGCCGCCCGCCGCTGCCAACGCCGCTTCGCTCATGGGCTTGAGCACGTTGCGCGCTGCGGCCTCGGCGATATCGCCGGCGCGGATCACGGTCATATCCGGCAGGCTGCCGCCCGCCGCCGCCGTGTTGAGCTTCTGGATGTAATCGGGTTGCGGCAGGTGCTGGACTTTGATGCCGTAGGGGTTCTCCTGGCTGAACCGGTTCGCCAGCGCGGTCATCTCGTCGCCGTCCGGACCGGTGAGCGGACTCCACATCGTGATCTGCTGATCACGCGCGCTATCCGGACACTCGGGCAGCGTCGCGCTTGCGGCGCCGGTTGTCGCAGCCGGACTGGCTTCAGCCGCGGGGCTGGCGGCTGGACTAGCGGCGCCATCCTGAGTCGTCCTCTGATTTCCGCCACAGGCCACCAGCAGCATACCTAATATGCTCATCACTATGATGAGCGCCATCGTTCTCTGCCAACGAGACATACCTGATCCTCCTTGATCCGTTCCATCGGTACGGCCGCTTCCTTGCATGGCACCTGTTGTCGTGGCTTTCCACCTCCTTGTCGCGTTCTAGACTCGCGGACGCACTCGTTAGGACACGCTCTCCGAGCGCTGTCCGGGTAGATATTCCAGACGCAGCACCAGGTCCTGCGGGTAGTTGCCGAAGGTGTGACCGAATAGGTTCAGCCCGCCGACATGCAGCGCATCCGGTTTGACGCCCAGCCGTACGCGAATCACGCGCTGCTGCGCTAGCGCCAGGTCGTCAATCGTCAGATTGGAGAGCGGACGTCCATCGATAAATGCACCGTCGCAGTTGACCGTCCAGCGCTTGAGCAGGCCATACTGCGAGTCCTTATCGTCCCACCACAGCGGCGTGAGCGCGCCGCGCTGCCCGCCAAAGTCGGAGGGGCAGGTCCAGGTGCCCACCTCGCGCCCGTTGATCCAGAGCGTGATGTCGGACGGCCAGCGGTTGTTATGCAGGGGCGCTTCAGAACAGATCTCCATGCTGAGCTGCAGGCTCAGGGGTTGCGCACCCGCCGGCAAACGGTTGGGAAAGACGTACTCCAGAAAGCCGGCACGAAACCAGATCAACCCGGC
This is a stretch of genomic DNA from Kallotenue papyrolyticum. It encodes these proteins:
- a CDS encoding carbohydrate ABC transporter permease — translated: MATVDQTRTGVVPQAQRRRAFQLTPYLFILPHLIFFSAFLAWPFFYGIYISFFSFDFLRPEYRPFVGLENYANILINRNSIQFHDFWRAMGNTGWFLLYSVPPLVGLALVLAVLLNGHYPGRNVFRAIYFAPYTLSVTVAAVLWRWIFEQGGLVNYYMRELGLTPIAWLGSIPWAWVAITIATVWWTVGFNTVIFLAALQEIPDTLYEAAAIDGANALQQFVYVTLPMLRPVLVFVITITLIASANLFGQPYIMTEKGGPVQQTEPVMLRIFIEGIGFNRMGSAAAMSIVVAALLLLLTTLNFRIFGRAGER
- a CDS encoding ABC transporter substrate-binding protein, with product MWSPLTGPDGDEMTALANRFSQENPYGIKVQHLPQPDYIQKLNTAAAGGSLPDMTVIRAGDIAEAAARNVLKPMSEAALAAAGGAGLEDEFPDQVWRVGEYKGQRYAIPLDVHPLVLYYNKEMFQKAGLPEPGAEPMSREQFEQAAETLNKDGVMGIAIGTAFQAATLFQTLIRQAGGQIVSDDGTQATYNSEQGVQALQYLRDLKQKYSPQISGAGDPEVTAFQQGRAAMVIHGPWHISNLQRLPFTGFAPVPQMLGDKYAVWGGSHQLALTTDDPARQAAAGCWIGWLSANSVEWAKAGQLPIRESARAGDRLQQVAPPVAAFAAESDYVIMLPPVPGLEPALWGEGFGRAVDAVLLGQQSDIKQALDAAAQKSNQLIQQNLQRYGGQ
- a CDS encoding ArsR/SmtB family transcription factor produces the protein MSGSLHGKTLYIDADALAEPVVRLKALASEQRWRILQCLANGSRSIGDLAETLRLPASTVAAHVKILEEAGFVHTELRPATHGLQKVCSRTYDNVVLQLPYEAQPARHSVEVVMPIGAYTAFEVQPTCGLASATSLIGYLDDPLSFYEPDRITAGLIWFRAGFLEYVFPNRLPAGAQPLSLQLSMEICSEAPLHNNRWPSDITLWINGREVGTWTCPSDFGGQRGALTPLWWDDKDSQYGLLKRWTVNCDGAFIDGRPLSNLTIDDLALAQQRVIRVRLGVKPDALHVGGLNLFGHTFGNYPQDLVLRLEYLPGQRSESVS